A window of the Streptomyces griseochromogenes genome harbors these coding sequences:
- the secF gene encoding protein translocase subunit SecF, with translation MSKLGSLGARLHRGEISYDFVGKRKIWYGVSILITITAILGLAVRGLNWGIEFQGGAVFTTPTHMSTSVATAEGYAKDASGHEAVVQKLGNGSLRIQIAGIETDKSDQIRQTLAKDLNINPEKLNADLVGPSWGEQIANKAWEGLAIFMVLVVIYLAIAFEWRMAIAALVALIHDITITTGIYALVGFEVTPGTVIGLLTILGYSLYDTVVVFDSLKEQTKDITKQTRFTYSDIANQSINGTLVRSINTTVVALLPVAGLLFIGGGFLGAGTLNDISLSLFVGLAAGAYSSIFIATPLVADLKEREPAMKALRKRVLAKRAQAAAGEDLVEARTTAGDDPSDAAPAVVGPRNQPASRSRGRGRPSGKRR, from the coding sequence ATGTCGAAACTCGGCAGCCTCGGCGCCCGACTGCACCGTGGTGAGATCAGCTACGACTTCGTCGGCAAGCGCAAGATCTGGTACGGCGTCTCGATCCTGATCACCATCACGGCCATCCTCGGCCTGGCGGTGCGCGGCCTGAACTGGGGCATCGAGTTCCAGGGCGGAGCGGTCTTCACGACCCCGACGCACATGAGCACCTCCGTGGCCACGGCCGAGGGATACGCCAAGGACGCCTCGGGCCACGAGGCGGTCGTGCAGAAGCTCGGCAACGGCAGCCTGCGCATCCAGATCGCCGGCATCGAAACCGACAAGTCCGACCAGATCAGGCAGACGCTGGCCAAGGATCTGAACATCAACCCGGAGAAGCTCAACGCCGACCTGGTCGGCCCGAGCTGGGGCGAGCAGATCGCCAACAAGGCCTGGGAGGGCCTGGCGATCTTCATGGTGCTCGTGGTGATCTACCTGGCGATCGCCTTCGAGTGGCGCATGGCCATCGCGGCGCTCGTCGCGCTGATCCACGACATCACCATCACGACCGGTATCTACGCCCTCGTCGGCTTCGAGGTCACGCCCGGTACGGTCATCGGCCTGCTGACGATCCTCGGTTACTCGCTCTACGACACGGTCGTCGTCTTCGACAGCCTCAAGGAGCAGACGAAGGACATCACCAAGCAGACCCGCTTCACCTACAGCGACATCGCCAACCAGTCGATCAACGGCACCCTGGTCCGCTCGATCAACACCACCGTGGTCGCCCTGCTGCCGGTGGCGGGCTTGCTGTTCATCGGCGGTGGCTTCCTCGGGGCCGGCACGCTGAACGACATCTCGCTGTCGCTGTTCGTCGGCCTCGCCGCCGGTGCGTACTCCTCGATCTTCATCGCCACGCCGCTCGTCGCCGACCTCAAGGAGCGCGAGCCGGCGATGAAGGCGCTCAGGAAGCGGGTCCTGGCCAAGCGTGCGCAGGCCGCGGCCGGGGAGGACCTGGTGGAGGCACGGACCACCGCGGGCGACGATCCGAGTGACGCCGCTCCCGCCGTGGTGGGTCCGCGCAACCAGCCCGCGTCCCGCAGCCGGGGCCGCGGCCGACCCTCGGGGAAGCGGCGATGA
- a CDS encoding adenine phosphoribosyltransferase: MTEIKELLLSRIRDVADYPEPGVMFKDITPLLADPAAFTALTDALAEIAANSGATKVVGLEARGFILGAPVAVRAGLGFIPVRKAGKLPGATLRQAYDLEYGSAEIEVHAEDLSSGDRVLIVDDVLATGGTAEAAIQLIQRAGAEVSGLAVLMELGFLGGRGRLDPALGGAPLEALLQI; encoded by the coding sequence ATGACCGAGATCAAGGAACTGCTGCTCAGCCGCATCCGTGATGTGGCCGATTACCCGGAGCCGGGGGTGATGTTCAAGGACATCACTCCGCTGCTGGCGGACCCGGCGGCCTTCACGGCCCTCACGGACGCGCTGGCCGAGATCGCCGCGAACTCCGGCGCGACCAAGGTCGTCGGCCTGGAGGCCCGGGGCTTCATCCTGGGCGCGCCGGTCGCGGTCCGGGCGGGCCTCGGGTTCATTCCGGTCCGCAAGGCGGGCAAGCTGCCGGGGGCGACGCTTCGGCAGGCGTACGACCTGGAGTACGGCTCGGCGGAGATCGAGGTGCACGCGGAGGATCTGTCCTCCGGGGACCGGGTGCTGATCGTGGACGACGTGCTCGCCACGGGGGGCACCGCCGAGGCCGCGATCCAGCTCATCCAGCGGGCCGGTGCCGAGGTTTCGGGGCTCGCGGTTCTCATGGAGCTGGGCTTCCTGGGTGGGCGCGGGCGTCTTGACCCGGCGCTGGGCGGGGCGCCGCTGGAGGCGTTGCTCCAGATCTGA